A stretch of the Arthrobacter sp. PAMC 25486 genome encodes the following:
- a CDS encoding carbohydrate ABC transporter permease, protein MSRAEGWRRRGPLLPALIFTIIITQLPFLVTIWYSLRNWNLLRPDGNQFIGLANYVDIFLDSTFRSSALNSIVITLGCVFLAMILGIIFALLLDRKFRGQGVVRTMLITPFLIMPVAGATLWSISMLNPSFGLVNWVISLVGIPPVDWTASHPIISILMALVWQWTPFTMLLVLAGLQSQPKDVLEAAQIDGAGWTKTFIWVTLPQLRRYIELGVLLGTIYVVNTFDQIYLMTAGGPGTASANLPFYIYQRAFLGFDIGQAAAMGVVVVIATIIIATFALRLIFRSFDAKD, encoded by the coding sequence ATGTCCAGGGCGGAAGGCTGGCGCCGCCGCGGCCCGCTCCTGCCGGCCCTGATCTTCACCATCATCATTACGCAGCTGCCCTTCCTGGTCACCATCTGGTACTCGCTGCGCAACTGGAACCTGCTGCGCCCCGACGGCAACCAGTTCATCGGACTGGCGAACTATGTGGACATCTTCCTTGACTCCACCTTCCGCAGCTCGGCGTTGAACAGCATCGTCATCACGCTCGGCTGCGTGTTCCTTGCCATGATCCTGGGCATCATTTTCGCCCTCCTGCTCGACCGCAAGTTCCGCGGCCAGGGTGTAGTGCGCACCATGCTCATCACCCCGTTTTTGATCATGCCCGTCGCCGGCGCCACCCTATGGAGCATCTCCATGCTCAACCCGAGCTTCGGCCTGGTGAACTGGGTCATCTCACTGGTGGGCATCCCGCCGGTCGACTGGACGGCGTCGCACCCCATCATCTCCATCCTCATGGCCCTGGTCTGGCAATGGACCCCGTTCACGATGTTGCTGGTGCTGGCCGGCCTGCAGTCCCAGCCGAAGGATGTCCTCGAGGCCGCGCAGATCGACGGTGCCGGATGGACGAAGACGTTCATCTGGGTCACCCTCCCCCAACTGCGCCGCTACATTGAGCTGGGCGTGCTGCTGGGCACCATTTACGTGGTCAACACCTTCGACCAGATCTACCTCATGACCGCGGGCGGGCCGGGCACCGCCAGCGCCAACCTGCCGTTCTACATCTACCAGCGGGCCTTCCTGGGCTTCGACATTGGCCAGGCAGCCGCGATGGGCGTTGTGGTTGTTATAGCCACCATCATCATCGCCACCTTCGCCCTCCGCCTGATCTTCCGCAGCTTTGACGCAAAGGACTAA
- a CDS encoding sugar ABC transporter substrate-binding protein produces MKFPPLRAAKAQRPRTGAKAAAWLAIAAAATLALGGCAPAGAAQDTLVVAIVANPQMKDAISLQADFKAKHPNVNVKFVTLPENEARAKITASVATGGGEFDVVMISNYETEMWAANGWIENLQPLADATEGYDTNDFIPTIKDALSYQDDMYSVPFYGESSFLVYREDLFKEAGITMPEHPTWDEIGTIARKLNNPDEDFAGICLRGLAGWGEVMAPLGTVINTYGGQWFDMGWNAKLNTPEVNAAVTDYVDLLHDAGQPGAATSGYGDCITRYSQGKAAMWYDATAMVSSIEDPASSLVAGKSQYAPAPVKNTESAGWLYSWSLAIPTTTKHKDAAWDFISWMTNKDYIKLVGNTIGWERVPPGSRQSTYEIPEYAAVAKAYAKPTLDAMYSAKQSTSMVNPVPYPGLQFVGIPEFQDLGTRVSQQISAAIAGQKSVDEALKQAQLYAEPVAQSYQEGGK; encoded by the coding sequence ATGAAGTTCCCACCCCTCCGTGCCGCGAAAGCACAACGGCCCAGAACAGGCGCAAAAGCCGCCGCCTGGCTCGCCATCGCAGCCGCAGCCACCCTTGCACTGGGCGGCTGTGCCCCGGCCGGCGCCGCCCAAGACACCCTGGTGGTGGCCATTGTGGCCAACCCGCAGATGAAGGACGCCATCTCCCTGCAGGCCGATTTCAAGGCCAAGCACCCCAACGTCAACGTCAAGTTCGTGACACTGCCCGAGAATGAGGCCCGCGCCAAGATCACCGCCTCGGTGGCCACCGGCGGCGGCGAGTTCGACGTCGTCATGATCTCCAACTATGAAACCGAAATGTGGGCGGCGAACGGCTGGATCGAAAATCTCCAGCCCCTCGCAGACGCCACGGAGGGCTACGACACCAACGACTTCATCCCCACCATCAAGGATGCGCTCAGCTACCAGGATGACATGTACTCGGTCCCGTTCTACGGCGAGTCCTCCTTTCTCGTGTACCGCGAGGACCTGTTCAAGGAAGCCGGCATCACCATGCCGGAACACCCCACCTGGGATGAAATCGGCACCATCGCCCGCAAGCTCAACAACCCGGACGAGGACTTTGCCGGCATCTGCCTGCGCGGCCTGGCCGGCTGGGGCGAGGTCATGGCCCCGCTCGGCACCGTCATCAACACGTACGGCGGCCAATGGTTCGACATGGGCTGGAACGCCAAGCTGAACACACCGGAGGTCAACGCCGCCGTCACCGACTATGTGGACCTCCTGCACGACGCCGGCCAACCTGGCGCCGCAACCAGCGGCTACGGCGACTGCATCACCCGCTACAGCCAGGGCAAGGCGGCCATGTGGTACGACGCCACGGCCATGGTTTCCAGCATTGAGGACCCCGCATCCTCCCTGGTGGCCGGCAAGTCGCAGTACGCCCCGGCCCCCGTGAAAAACACGGAGTCGGCAGGCTGGCTCTACAGCTGGTCGCTGGCCATCCCCACCACAACGAAGCACAAGGACGCCGCCTGGGACTTCATTTCCTGGATGACGAACAAGGACTACATCAAGCTGGTCGGCAACACGATCGGCTGGGAACGCGTCCCTCCCGGCAGCCGCCAGTCAACGTATGAGATCCCCGAATACGCAGCCGTCGCCAAGGCCTACGCCAAACCCACCCTTGACGCCATGTACAGCGCCAAGCAATCCACCAGCATGGTCAACCCCGTCCCCTACCCGGGCCTGCAATTTGTGGGGATCCCGGAATTCCAGGACCTGGGCACCCGGGTGAGCCAGCAAATCTCGGCCGCCATTGCCGGACAAAAATCAGTTGACGAAGCACTTAAGCAGGCCCAGCTGTACGCCGAGCCCGTTGCCCAGTCATACCAAGAAGGAGGCAAGTAG
- a CDS encoding mannitol dehydrogenase family protein, whose translation MPQLNAESLAHLPESVAVPSYDRSAVKTGIVHFGVGGFHRAHQAMYVDRLMNAGKALDWGICGVGVLPHDEKMARVMAEQDCLYTMLLKHPDGRREARVIGSMTEYLFAPADPEAVIEKMASPDTRIVSLTVTEGGYNFHHVTGEFDAENPDVIHDLTPGAAPRTTFGLVTEALARRHARGIAPFTVMSCDNIQGNGDVAKKMFTAFAELKDPDLAAWMRENVSFPNSMVDRITPVTTDEDRSAIAKEFGVMDQWPVVCEPFEQWVLEDHFTLGRPPFEDAGVQVVEDVEPYELMKLRLLNSSHQALCYFGTLAGYTYAHEVAQDPLFVQFLLDYMDLEGTPALAPLPGVDLPLYKRTLIERFANEHVRDTLARLCAESSDRIPKWLIPVVWINLGNGNSGNDGGISRSAGIVASWARYAEGTDENGEPITVVDQLKEPLMAAAAKQHEDKLAFLRNRDVFGDLVDNQRFTEAYLRTLDTLHTRGARAAVAELVALGR comes from the coding sequence ATGCCGCAACTCAATGCCGAGAGCCTCGCCCACCTGCCGGAATCCGTCGCGGTTCCCAGCTATGACCGCAGCGCCGTGAAAACTGGCATCGTGCACTTTGGTGTGGGCGGCTTCCACCGCGCGCATCAGGCCATGTACGTGGACCGGCTCATGAATGCCGGCAAGGCCCTCGACTGGGGCATCTGCGGTGTTGGCGTGCTGCCCCACGACGAGAAAATGGCCCGCGTCATGGCGGAGCAGGACTGCCTGTACACGATGCTTCTGAAGCATCCGGACGGCCGCCGCGAGGCCCGCGTCATCGGCTCCATGACGGAATACCTGTTCGCTCCGGCGGATCCGGAGGCCGTCATTGAAAAGATGGCTTCCCCCGACACCCGTATCGTCTCGCTCACCGTGACGGAGGGCGGCTACAACTTCCACCACGTCACGGGCGAATTCGACGCGGAGAATCCGGACGTCATCCACGACCTCACCCCCGGAGCGGCCCCGCGCACCACGTTCGGCCTCGTCACGGAGGCACTGGCCCGCCGTCACGCCCGGGGCATTGCGCCGTTCACGGTCATGTCGTGCGACAACATCCAGGGCAACGGCGACGTCGCAAAGAAAATGTTCACAGCCTTCGCAGAACTGAAAGATCCGGACCTCGCCGCCTGGATGCGCGAAAACGTCTCATTCCCGAACTCCATGGTGGACCGGATCACGCCCGTCACCACGGATGAGGACCGCAGCGCCATCGCCAAGGAATTTGGCGTCATGGACCAGTGGCCGGTGGTGTGCGAGCCGTTCGAACAATGGGTCCTCGAGGACCACTTCACGCTTGGCCGCCCACCGTTCGAGGACGCCGGCGTGCAGGTGGTTGAGGACGTCGAGCCGTACGAGCTCATGAAGCTGCGCCTGCTCAACTCCAGCCACCAGGCACTCTGCTACTTCGGCACGCTGGCCGGCTACACGTACGCGCACGAGGTCGCCCAGGACCCGCTGTTCGTGCAGTTCCTGCTCGACTACATGGACCTCGAGGGCACGCCCGCACTCGCCCCGCTGCCCGGCGTCGATCTGCCGCTCTACAAGCGCACCCTCATCGAGCGCTTCGCCAACGAGCACGTGCGCGACACCCTGGCCCGCCTCTGCGCCGAGAGCTCGGACCGGATCCCCAAGTGGCTCATCCCGGTGGTTTGGATCAACCTGGGGAACGGCAATTCCGGGAACGACGGCGGGATCTCCCGTTCCGCCGGCATCGTCGCCTCCTGGGCCCGGTATGCCGAGGGGACGGACGAAAACGGTGAACCCATCACCGTGGTTGACCAGCTCAAGGAGCCGCTCATGGCCGCCGCGGCGAAGCAGCATGAGGACAAGCTGGCGTTCCTGCGCAACCGCGACGTCTTTGGCGACCTCGTGGACAACCAGCGCTTCACGGAGGCGTACCTGCGCACTCTCGACACTCTGCACACCCGCGGCGCCCGCGCGGCCGTGGCAGAGCTCGTAGCACTGGGCCGGTAG
- a CDS encoding alpha/beta fold hydrolase produces MTTKRTNPKIILVPGHWLGAWAWEEVLEKLTAHGLRAVPLTLPGLDQTDPERSSRTLDEQAATIEQAVIADGEPTVIVAHSGANAPVSLVVDRHPELVRRVIWVDSGPVAPGTAFAPDFPEDTEGLPLPPFNVLGEQASLDGLDADTLERFRNRAVSEPGPVLRQAVELLNDARFEVPTTLVCCSIPSSQVMELVEAGHPMFAEVANLKKVDYIDLPTGHWPMWSRPDDLAQIIAEASATD; encoded by the coding sequence ATGACAACTAAAAGGACTAACCCGAAAATCATCCTGGTCCCTGGCCACTGGCTGGGAGCCTGGGCCTGGGAAGAAGTACTGGAGAAGCTGACGGCCCATGGGCTGCGAGCTGTTCCGCTGACTCTGCCTGGCCTAGACCAAACGGACCCTGAACGATCCTCCAGGACGCTTGACGAACAGGCTGCAACAATCGAGCAAGCCGTGATTGCTGATGGTGAGCCGACGGTAATCGTGGCACATAGCGGCGCCAACGCACCGGTGAGTCTCGTAGTTGATCGGCATCCTGAGTTGGTTCGCCGGGTGATCTGGGTCGATAGCGGCCCGGTCGCCCCCGGCACGGCTTTCGCTCCTGACTTCCCCGAAGACACGGAGGGGCTTCCGCTGCCCCCCTTCAACGTACTGGGCGAGCAAGCCAGCCTTGACGGTCTAGACGCCGACACTCTCGAACGGTTCCGAAATCGTGCCGTTTCGGAACCGGGCCCTGTGTTGCGCCAGGCCGTGGAACTCCTCAACGACGCACGCTTTGAGGTGCCGACCACTCTCGTGTGTTGTTCGATCCCGAGTTCGCAGGTGATGGAACTCGTTGAAGCAGGCCATCCAATGTTCGCTGAGGTCGCAAACCTCAAGAAGGTCGACTATATCGATCTCCCAACGGGCCATTGGCCTATGTGGAGCCGCCCTGATGATCTGGCTCAGATCATCGCAGAAGCTTCCGCAACCGACTGA
- the xylB gene encoding xylulokinase, producing the protein MSGAQTAGSSAPDSPIPGSPVPGSTAPGTLVVGVDSSTQSCKVVAVDIATGAQVTAGSATHPDGTSIDPRLWTAALAEAWDAAGIAGLGDRVVGVAVAAQQHGMVGVDGAGVPVHDALLWNDVRSADDAARMVAELGPEAWVGAVNILPVASFTLTKLAWLARSQPDAAARLDTVGLPHDWLNLQLSGSWSTDRSDASGTAYFDPVANKYRTELLEQFFGAVPSLPQVLAPNESAGQLLPRWGSSAAVVGAGMGDNAGAALGLELAPGEVAVSIGTSGTVFTVSETAVHDVSGQLAGFADATGRHLPLLATINAARVMAAGAAMLNVDLAEFDRLALAAAPDADGLTLMPYLDGERTPNLPDATGTLVGMTRANMTPENLARASVLAVVNSLADALAALTSFGVPVERVLLIGGGAKSRALREAAATVFGVPVDVPEQREYVALGAARQAAWAATGELPVWGRRIERSFMPDGGWGALVRERYATARRTVYGV; encoded by the coding sequence ATGAGCGGCGCGCAGACGGCGGGCTCGTCGGCGCCCGACTCGCCAATTCCCGGCTCACCAGTGCCCGGCTCGACGGCGCCCGGCACTCTGGTGGTGGGTGTTGACTCCTCCACGCAGTCCTGCAAGGTGGTGGCCGTGGATATTGCCACGGGTGCCCAAGTGACCGCCGGTTCGGCCACACATCCGGATGGCACCTCTATCGATCCGCGCCTGTGGACAGCAGCGCTGGCCGAGGCCTGGGATGCGGCTGGAATTGCAGGGCTGGGCGACCGTGTTGTGGGCGTCGCCGTTGCGGCCCAGCAGCACGGCATGGTGGGTGTGGACGGGGCCGGTGTGCCGGTCCACGACGCCCTGCTGTGGAACGATGTGCGCAGTGCCGACGATGCTGCCCGCATGGTTGCTGAGCTGGGTCCCGAGGCATGGGTTGGCGCCGTCAACATACTCCCCGTCGCTTCTTTCACACTGACAAAACTCGCCTGGTTGGCACGTTCGCAGCCGGATGCGGCCGCCAGGCTGGACACCGTGGGCCTGCCCCATGACTGGCTCAACCTGCAGCTTTCGGGGTCGTGGTCCACCGACCGCAGCGACGCCTCCGGCACCGCCTACTTCGACCCGGTTGCCAACAAGTACCGGACCGAACTACTGGAACAGTTCTTCGGCGCCGTGCCGTCCCTGCCGCAGGTGCTCGCGCCCAACGAAAGCGCCGGGCAGCTGCTCCCGCGCTGGGGCTCGAGTGCCGCCGTCGTCGGTGCCGGCATGGGTGACAACGCCGGTGCGGCACTGGGCCTGGAACTGGCGCCGGGGGAGGTGGCGGTCTCGATCGGCACTTCGGGCACGGTGTTCACCGTCTCGGAGACGGCCGTGCATGACGTATCGGGGCAACTCGCGGGCTTTGCCGACGCCACGGGGCGGCACCTGCCCCTGCTTGCCACGATCAATGCGGCCCGCGTCATGGCGGCCGGGGCTGCCATGCTCAACGTTGACCTGGCCGAGTTCGACCGGCTTGCGCTCGCCGCCGCACCCGATGCCGACGGCCTGACGCTGATGCCCTACCTCGACGGCGAACGCACCCCGAACCTGCCCGACGCCACCGGCACGCTCGTTGGCATGACCCGGGCGAACATGACGCCGGAGAACCTGGCCCGCGCCTCGGTCTTGGCCGTTGTGAACTCACTGGCCGACGCGCTTGCTGCGCTGACCTCCTTCGGTGTGCCCGTGGAGCGGGTGCTGCTGATCGGCGGCGGTGCGAAGTCGCGGGCGCTGCGTGAGGCGGCCGCCACGGTGTTCGGCGTGCCCGTCGACGTGCCCGAGCAGCGTGAATATGTGGCACTTGGGGCTGCCCGCCAGGCCGCCTGGGCCGCAACCGGCGAACTGCCCGTCTGGGGCCGGCGGATTGAGAGGTCCTTCATGCCCGACGGCGGATGGGGCGCCCTGGTGCGCGAGCGGTACGCCACCGCACGGAGGACTGTCTACGGGGTGTAG
- a CDS encoding carbohydrate ABC transporter permease, which yields MSAERKSREARRRFTGSSITTVTWVLAFVFFAPVIWLVMTAFKPESAAASNPPVFFFAPTFEQFEAVLSNGAGAYFLNSLIATGVSTILVVLLAVPAAYAVSIRPVKKTSDVLFFFISTKMLPVVAVIMPIYVIAGQLKVLDNIGTLVILYTAMNLPIAVWMMRSFFQEVPAEVLEAASMDGAGLIKTLRTILIPMVTPGLAATALICVIFAWNEFFFALNLTAANAATVPVFLVSQMTSEGLFLAKLSAASVLASLPVVIAGWVAQKQLVRGLSMGAVK from the coding sequence ATTTCCGCCGAACGGAAGTCCCGTGAAGCACGACGGCGTTTCACCGGTTCCAGCATCACCACAGTTACGTGGGTGCTCGCCTTTGTCTTCTTCGCCCCGGTGATCTGGCTGGTCATGACGGCCTTCAAGCCCGAATCGGCTGCGGCGTCGAACCCGCCGGTGTTCTTCTTCGCCCCCACCTTCGAACAGTTTGAGGCGGTGCTGAGCAACGGCGCGGGCGCCTACTTCCTGAATTCGCTGATCGCCACGGGTGTCTCAACCATCCTTGTCGTCCTTCTGGCCGTGCCGGCCGCCTATGCGGTGAGCATCCGGCCCGTGAAGAAAACCTCGGATGTGCTGTTCTTCTTCATCTCCACCAAAATGCTTCCCGTCGTGGCTGTGATCATGCCCATCTACGTGATCGCCGGGCAGCTCAAGGTGTTGGACAACATTGGCACGCTCGTGATTTTGTACACGGCCATGAACCTGCCGATTGCCGTGTGGATGATGCGTTCCTTCTTCCAGGAAGTCCCGGCCGAAGTACTCGAGGCCGCGTCCATGGACGGTGCCGGGCTCATCAAGACCCTGCGGACCATCCTGATCCCCATGGTCACCCCCGGGCTGGCGGCCACGGCCCTGATCTGCGTGATCTTTGCCTGGAACGAGTTCTTCTTTGCCCTGAACCTCACAGCCGCCAACGCAGCCACGGTGCCGGTATTTCTGGTTTCCCAAATGACCAGCGAAGGCCTGTTCCTGGCCAAGCTGTCAGCCGCCTCGGTACTGGCCTCACTGCCCGTGGTCATCGCCGGCTGGGTCGCACAGAAGCAGCTCGTCCGCGGACTCTCGATGGGCGCGGTGAAGTAG
- a CDS encoding NAD(P)-dependent alcohol dehydrogenase produces the protein MAQRNTKTAPPASSLPDLMTASVLVRQGELRIEQRPVPTPGPGEVLVRITSVGVCGSDTHYFTEGRIGSFVVDSPLVLGHEPAGVIVSLGTGVTDRTAGQRVSLEPGIPDPLSKQSLAGCYNLDPGVRFFATPPIDGVFSEYAVHPAAFCHPVPDCVSDDAAALLEPLSVALAARAAGRIQLGDKVLVAGAGPIGLLISKVAQLAGATVTLTDVRAERLEIAETYGAAHTFTAAEQPPVEPVFDVFIDASGAERAILGGLERLAPRGRCVLVGMGTDTIALPVPLVQGRELTITGTFRYANTWPTAIALAASGQVDLDGLVTSTHGLADVEAALTAGANPGALKAVVHP, from the coding sequence ATGGCACAGCGCAACACTAAGACAGCGCCCCCCGCATCCTCGCTCCCGGACTTAATGACGGCCTCGGTCCTTGTCCGGCAGGGCGAGCTGCGCATCGAGCAGCGCCCCGTACCCACACCTGGCCCCGGCGAGGTGTTGGTGCGCATCACCTCGGTGGGGGTGTGCGGGTCCGACACCCATTACTTCACGGAGGGCCGGATCGGCAGCTTTGTGGTCGATTCTCCGCTAGTGCTGGGCCACGAGCCCGCCGGCGTCATTGTTTCACTCGGGACGGGGGTCACGGACCGCACGGCGGGTCAGCGCGTCTCCCTCGAGCCTGGCATTCCGGACCCGCTGTCGAAGCAGTCGCTGGCTGGCTGCTACAACCTGGACCCGGGCGTGCGGTTCTTTGCCACGCCACCCATCGACGGGGTGTTTTCTGAATATGCAGTACACCCGGCGGCTTTTTGCCACCCTGTTCCAGACTGTGTTTCGGACGATGCCGCTGCACTGCTGGAGCCGCTCAGCGTGGCGCTTGCCGCACGGGCGGCCGGCCGGATCCAGCTTGGCGACAAGGTGCTGGTCGCCGGAGCCGGCCCCATCGGTCTGCTGATCTCGAAGGTCGCCCAGCTGGCCGGGGCGACCGTCACGCTGACGGATGTGCGTGCTGAACGCCTCGAAATTGCGGAAACATACGGTGCAGCGCATACCTTCACGGCCGCCGAACAGCCTCCCGTTGAGCCTGTATTCGACGTGTTCATCGATGCCAGCGGCGCCGAACGCGCCATCCTTGGCGGGCTGGAGCGCCTGGCCCCGCGCGGACGCTGCGTCCTGGTGGGCATGGGCACCGATACGATCGCCCTGCCCGTGCCGTTGGTGCAGGGCCGGGAGCTCACGATCACGGGCACATTCCGCTACGCGAATACGTGGCCAACGGCCATCGCATTGGCAGCCTCCGGACAGGTGGATCTCGACGGGCTTGTCACCTCAACGCACGGCCTTGCAGACGTCGAGGCGGCGCTCACGGCCGGCGCCAACCCCGGCGCGCTGAAGGCCGTGGTCCACCCCTAA
- a CDS encoding YafY family protein, protein MKRTERLHALSEMLRRSGSRGCTADWLANEFGVSVRTIKRDLDALENSGTPIWSRPGPGGGYGLAGRSNLPPITLTPAQAVALLAAVTAAPDAPYADLAAAGIRKIVDVLDPRTRMKADELARRIWVNADSPVARAISSALEQAMAEQLVVRIRYTSANGNTTTRDVEPVIFAFREGRWYLIGWCRLRNEIRWFLLKRIERASVTKIPCENHDVEDIGIPPVTARSVQIGHD, encoded by the coding sequence ATGAAGCGGACGGAGAGGCTTCACGCGTTGTCAGAAATGCTGCGACGTAGTGGCTCTCGCGGGTGCACAGCTGACTGGCTGGCGAACGAGTTCGGTGTGTCCGTCCGCACGATTAAGAGAGACCTGGATGCGCTTGAGAACAGCGGCACGCCAATCTGGTCGCGTCCGGGGCCTGGCGGCGGGTATGGTCTGGCTGGACGATCCAACCTCCCGCCAATTACCCTGACGCCGGCGCAAGCAGTCGCCCTGCTTGCCGCTGTTACCGCTGCCCCCGATGCGCCTTATGCGGACCTCGCCGCAGCTGGCATTCGGAAGATTGTGGATGTGCTGGACCCTCGAACCCGTATGAAGGCGGACGAACTCGCCCGTCGAATCTGGGTCAACGCCGATTCGCCCGTTGCACGGGCGATCAGCTCCGCTCTTGAGCAAGCAATGGCCGAGCAGCTGGTTGTGCGTATCCGCTACACCTCGGCTAATGGGAACACAACCACCCGTGACGTTGAGCCCGTTATCTTCGCTTTCAGAGAGGGGCGCTGGTATCTGATCGGCTGGTGCAGACTGAGGAACGAAATCCGATGGTTCCTACTGAAGCGCATCGAACGCGCCAGCGTCACCAAGATCCCCTGCGAGAACCATGACGTTGAAGATATCGGCATCCCCCCAGTGACCGCCAGATCGGTACAGATCGGACACGATTAA
- a CDS encoding sugar-binding transcriptional regulator: MPEISHEELLARIGQAYYLDNQSKVEIATEHGISRFQVARFLDEARAEGIVHIEIRRPGATVEIDAEALAAALGLHRVVVVKTLGDDFRQRDLQAHAVADELMAAARTGMTIGISWSRTLDLAARHVSELPKCNIVQLAGALPAAGSGGNPLELIQRLGRVGGGRTWPMWAPLVVDSAATAAGLRRQPEIADAMRKADSLDLAVVAIGAWAPNLSTVWDRVDNAVRQDGIRKGAVAECSGRLIAADGTAVQAELDARILSVTVEQLQRTPKVIAVAQGAVRAEAVRACIAAGIVHTLVLDESLALALQAHAASHGVSA, encoded by the coding sequence GTGCCGGAAATATCCCACGAGGAGCTGCTTGCCCGCATCGGGCAGGCTTATTACCTGGACAACCAGTCCAAGGTTGAAATCGCCACCGAGCACGGAATCTCACGGTTCCAGGTGGCCCGATTCCTTGACGAGGCGCGTGCTGAAGGCATTGTTCACATTGAAATCCGCCGCCCCGGTGCCACAGTGGAGATCGACGCCGAGGCGCTTGCCGCCGCTCTCGGGCTGCACCGGGTGGTGGTCGTCAAGACGCTCGGCGACGATTTCCGCCAGCGTGACCTGCAGGCCCACGCCGTGGCCGACGAACTCATGGCTGCGGCACGCACGGGCATGACGATTGGCATCTCCTGGTCCCGCACCCTCGACCTGGCCGCCCGGCATGTCTCGGAGTTGCCTAAATGCAACATCGTGCAGCTGGCCGGTGCCCTGCCCGCGGCCGGCAGCGGAGGAAATCCCCTGGAGCTCATTCAGCGCCTCGGCCGGGTGGGTGGTGGCCGGACCTGGCCCATGTGGGCGCCCCTCGTGGTGGACAGTGCGGCCACTGCCGCGGGCTTGCGGCGCCAACCGGAAATCGCCGACGCCATGCGCAAGGCGGATTCCCTGGATCTGGCCGTCGTGGCCATCGGTGCGTGGGCGCCCAACCTCTCAACCGTGTGGGACCGGGTGGACAACGCCGTCCGGCAAGATGGCATCCGCAAGGGGGCCGTGGCTGAATGTTCCGGCAGGCTGATCGCCGCTGACGGAACGGCCGTGCAGGCAGAACTTGATGCCCGCATCCTCTCCGTCACGGTCGAGCAGCTGCAGCGCACCCCCAAGGTCATCGCCGTTGCCCAGGGTGCGGTTCGGGCGGAAGCCGTGCGGGCCTGCATCGCGGCCGGAATTGTCCATACTCTGGTGCTGGATGAATCCCTCGCCCTTGCACTGCAGGCTCATGCCGCCAGTCATGGGGTGTCCGCATGA
- a CDS encoding MoaD/ThiS family protein, whose amino-acid sequence MGEVTMLVPRLLQPLVGDSAELRLDVGEGALLAELLDAVAGEYPVFGRRLRDETGALRRFVNIYLDGDEVRRLSGLDTRVIAGQELMVIQSVAGG is encoded by the coding sequence ATGGGTGAAGTGACGATGCTGGTGCCGCGCCTGCTGCAGCCGCTGGTCGGCGACAGTGCAGAGCTGCGCCTGGACGTGGGCGAAGGCGCTTTGTTGGCGGAATTGCTGGACGCGGTGGCCGGGGAGTATCCGGTCTTTGGCCGCCGGCTGCGCGACGAAACCGGTGCGCTGCGCCGCTTCGTGAACATCTACCTCGACGGCGATGAGGTGCGTCGGCTCTCAGGGCTCGATACACGCGTCATCGCCGGCCAGGAGCTGATGGTCATCCAGTCCGTGGCCGGCGGCTAG